The Calypte anna isolate BGI_N300 chromosome 20, bCalAnn1_v1.p, whole genome shotgun sequence genome includes a region encoding these proteins:
- the LOC115599457 gene encoding corticoliberin-like: protein MRVRMISAASVLVLLFLPSETCSPLQWPRGPSRRLTLAPQPTWEPWPAAPRPPAPTADPLPHRLCQLRGAEPTPDPRPPRGLPSGKRRDGKPNSLDLTFHLLREFLEMSREERLAQKALSNKLLLQSIGK, encoded by the coding sequence ATGCGGGTCAGGATGATTTCGGCTGCCTCCGTCCTCGTCCTGCTCTTCCTGCCCTCCGAGACCTGCTCGCCCCTGCAGTGGCCCCGGGGTCCCTCCCGCCGCTTGACCCTCGCCCCCCAACCCACCTGGGAGCCCTGGCCGGCAGCCCCGAGACCCCCGGCTCCCACCGCCGACCCCTTGCCCCACAGACTGTGTCAGCTCCGTGGGGCAGAGCCCACCCCGGATCCCCGCCCCCCGCGGGGGCTGCCGagtgggaagaggagagatggCAAACCCAATTCCCTGGATCTCACCTTCCACCTCCTGCGGGAATTCCTGGAGATGTCCCGGGAGGAGAGACTGGCCCAGAAGGCACTCAGCAAtaagctcctgctgcagagtaTAGGGAAATGA